The genomic interval AAACTACACTTTTCATGAAGTCCGGGAGTCAAGCCTTTACCCGCTTTGAATTCACTGTACTTCTCTGGATCGGGGAAATCGCCGGAGTATCCAACCAGAAAGAACTTCTTCTACCTGTACTTTAGAAATCTGCGCCTCTGCGCTTTTAACAGTAAATAATCGGCTGCGTTCCGTTTCTCTAGCATTCAGCTTTTGTTGCAAGGCGATTCCTTCTAGTCGTCGTTCTTCGCTAATGCCTTTGTGGATGTCAGCACGGGATTCGGTGAGGAGTTCGATGAGAGTGCGGGCGCGGGTGCGATCGGCGGTTTCTAATGCTTCAGCCTCACGCCCCATCTGCATCAATAAATCGATTTTGAACTGGTAGATGGCTTGAAGACTAGAGAAAAATGAGGTTCGTAAATCTTTACTGCTAATTTTGTTGCGCAGTTCTCCGATAATACTGGTTGCGGCGTTGATTGCTTTCAATGCTGCCTTTAAATCACCTTGATTACGATATTCAAGCGCGATGTTGCTGAGGATCAAAGCTTCTTCTCTACGATAACCTCCTGTACGAAGCAAAGACAGTGCTGCATCGTAGCGATTCAATGCTTGTTGATGATCTCCGTGAAGAGCATAGCGTCTGCCAATGTTGTTAAGAACGATGGCTTCTCCAAATTGATCTCCTGATGCATGAACCTCCTTTAATAATTGTTCGTAGATATTCAACGCATTTTGATAATCTTCTGGAGCATCAAAAAGTGTTTGGACAATTCCATTAACAGCAGAGATTGCTACCTCGTGGTAATCTATTTTTCGAGCTAGTTGCAATGCCTCATAAAAAATTCGTGCTGCAAAATCCTTAGCTCCCTTATCAGCGAAAAGTAAGCCTATATTAAGGCGAATTGTCGCTTCCAGTCGTTGATCAGGGTCTTTCTCCAAAAGCTGTAGCGCCTCATTGTATCTTTCCGATGCTTTCTCTGGTTCTCCTGAGAGATAGTAAACTCTGCCAATGCGATTTAGGATTCTAGCTTGTGCTTTTTGATCGCCTAAATCACGAAATAATTCTAGTGCGTTGGTAAAAGAGGTCAAAGCTTGTGCGTTATCTTCTAAATCGAAATAGTTTTCACCAAGTCTTTCATAAATAAGAGCTTGCTTTTTTCGATCGCCTTCTTCTTCCGCTATGAGCAGTGATACTTGCTTGTTTCCTTTCTCAGCCATCTGCTTTGTTGTGGCATCTAGCTGTTGTCCAGATAAATTTGGCTGTTGCAATGCTATCGGACTTGCCAATGTCATCTTAGACAGCCCCACTGCCATCAGCCCACTGGCAACCAGCACCAGACCTTGCCACCCAAACCGGAGCAGCCAGCGGGAAAGAGAGGGGTTGAGGGGTTGAGGGGGCATAAGGCGAAAAGAGGGGTAGATGGAGAGATGACCTGTCAGAGAATCGACTGATTTCTGAAATGCTGTCGCTTGAGCATTTTCCTTTTCTCGCCTATTATCCAGCAAAGATACCCAGGGCGCATCAGCGGTTACGGTTTGTGTAACCAATTCAGCTAGGATTCGATTTGGCGGTGTTTCAGTTATGCTGAAACAGAACTCTGTAGACCCGCAACTCTGGCATTGGGCACCCGCGACATGGAAAATCAGAACATTTCCACAACCTTCAATCTGCCCAGTGACCTCCTGGCGGCAACGGATCAAGCGGTGCAGTCCGGCAAAGCAAAGAGTCGGGATGAATTTGTGGCACTCGCCTTGCGCCATGAACTGGCAGCCTTAAAACGGACCGAAATTGATGTGGCTCTGGCAGAAATGGCAAGTGACCCAGACTATCAAGCTGAAGTCCTTCAGATGGAATCAGAATTTGCTAACGCCCAATGGGAGGCGAAGGCTTCGATCGGGAGAAGTGTCTGAATGAACCGGGGAGAAATCTACGATGCGCGTCTCGATCCAACGGAGGGATCTGAACAAGGTGGAATTCGTCCTGTCATTAATTGTCAGCCGTGATGTGATTAATGCTTCCAGCCCAGTAGTTCTGGCAGTTCCCTGCACTACCTATCGTCCAGGAAAGCGGATTTACCCAACACAAGTTCTGATTCAATCACCGGATGGAGGTTTGACTCAGGATTCAATTGCAATGGCAGGTCAGGTCAGGGTGTTGTCCAAGTCCCGCCTTCTCCGTTTGCGAGGTACCCTTTCTGATGGGAGCATCTCGCAATTGAATCAGGCTCTTTTAATCGCTTTGGATCTGCCAGAACAGGATAATCAGTAAGAAAGTCGGGGATCTGTGGAGTGGTGCGATCTCTGACTACACAAAAAAAGTAGGGTGGACATTGCCCACCCTACCATCCCACGAATGAAAGCGATTAGTAGCGGTAGTTGCTGCCGCCGCTGCTGCCGCTCGTACCAGGCTTGTGGACAATAAAGCTCATCACCTGGCACTGCTTGATATTGTCAAAGGCAACAATCCGAATGTAGGAATTGCCGTATTCTTGGCGGCACTGCTGCACTT from Kovacikia minuta CCNUW1 carries:
- a CDS encoding tetratricopeptide repeat protein: MAVGLSKMTLASPIALQQPNLSGQQLDATTKQMAEKGNKQVSLLIAEEEGDRKKQALIYERLGENYFDLEDNAQALTSFTNALELFRDLGDQKAQARILNRIGRVYYLSGEPEKASERYNEALQLLEKDPDQRLEATIRLNIGLLFADKGAKDFAARIFYEALQLARKIDYHEVAISAVNGIVQTLFDAPEDYQNALNIYEQLLKEVHASGDQFGEAIVLNNIGRRYALHGDHQQALNRYDAALSLLRTGGYRREEALILSNIALEYRNQGDLKAALKAINAATSIIGELRNKISSKDLRTSFFSSLQAIYQFKIDLLMQMGREAEALETADRTRARTLIELLTESRADIHKGISEERRLEGIALQQKLNARETERSRLFTVKSAEAQISKVQVEEVLSGWILRRFPRSREVQ
- a CDS encoding ribbon-helix-helix domain-containing protein, with the protein product MENQNISTTFNLPSDLLAATDQAVQSGKAKSRDEFVALALRHELAALKRTEIDVALAEMASDPDYQAEVLQMESEFANAQWEAKASIGRSV
- a CDS encoding type II toxin-antitoxin system PemK/MazF family toxin, which codes for MNRGEIYDARLDPTEGSEQGGIRPVINCQP
- a CDS encoding type II toxin-antitoxin system PemK/MazF family toxin; translated protein: MEFVLSLIVSRDVINASSPVVLAVPCTTYRPGKRIYPTQVLIQSPDGGLTQDSIAMAGQVRVLSKSRLLRLRGTLSDGSISQLNQALLIALDLPEQDNQ